One Microvirga lotononidis genomic window carries:
- a CDS encoding ornithine cyclodeaminase yields the protein MDSKLNIVPFVSVDHMMRLVNTIGVERFLTDLAAYIEEDFRRWELFDKTPRVASHSMDGVIELMPTSDGQLYGFKYVNGHPKNTRDGRQTVTAFGVLADVGNGYPTLLTEMTILTALRTAAMSAVAAKYLAPEGADTMAVIGNGAQSEFQALAFKAILNIRRLRLYDIDPSASRRCARNLAGLGFDVTICATAQQAVEGAHIVTTATADKQTATILSDNMVGAGVHINAVGGDCPGKTELHRGILLRSDIFVEFPEQTRVEGEIQQLAADHPVTELWQVIAGKVAGRTGERQITLFDSVGFAIEDFSALRYVRDQLKATGLYQELDLLADPDEPRDLFGMLLRAASSGKLAALSA from the coding sequence ATGGACAGCAAGCTCAACATCGTTCCTTTCGTCAGCGTCGATCATATGATGAGGCTCGTGAACACGATCGGCGTGGAGCGCTTCCTCACCGATCTTGCAGCCTATATCGAGGAGGACTTCCGCCGCTGGGAACTCTTCGACAAGACACCACGCGTGGCTTCCCACAGCATGGATGGTGTGATCGAGTTGATGCCTACGAGTGACGGGCAGCTCTACGGCTTCAAGTACGTCAACGGCCATCCCAAGAACACGCGTGATGGCCGGCAGACGGTTACGGCCTTCGGTGTCCTGGCCGATGTCGGCAACGGATATCCAACGCTACTGACCGAGATGACGATCCTGACGGCGTTGCGTACGGCAGCCATGTCGGCGGTGGCCGCCAAGTACCTCGCTCCGGAAGGGGCGGATACCATGGCCGTCATCGGGAACGGAGCTCAGTCTGAGTTCCAGGCGCTCGCCTTCAAGGCCATCCTCAATATCCGCAGGCTCCGTCTCTACGACATCGACCCGTCGGCTAGCCGCAGGTGCGCCAGGAACCTTGCCGGCCTGGGCTTCGATGTCACTATCTGCGCCACTGCCCAGCAGGCGGTCGAGGGCGCGCACATCGTTACCACCGCCACCGCGGACAAGCAGACTGCGACCATCTTGAGCGACAACATGGTCGGAGCCGGCGTCCACATCAACGCAGTGGGGGGAGACTGTCCCGGCAAGACGGAACTGCACCGGGGCATCCTCCTGAGGTCGGACATCTTCGTCGAGTTTCCCGAGCAAACCAGGGTCGAGGGCGAGATCCAGCAGCTCGCCGCAGATCATCCCGTGACGGAGCTGTGGCAGGTGATCGCCGGGAAGGTCGCAGGCCGCACGGGTGAGCGGCAGATCACGCTATTCGATTCCGTCGGGTTTGCGATTGAGGACTTCTCGGCCCTGCGCTACGTGCGCGACCAGCTCAAGGCGACAGGCCTTTATCAGGAGCTCGATCTCCTGGCCGATCCAGACGAGCCCCGCGATTTATTCGGCATGCTGTTGCGGGCTGCAAGTTCGGGCAAGTTGGCCGCCCTCAGTGCCTGA
- a CDS encoding ABC transporter substrate-binding protein translates to MNTRNTLIGTLYNAVVATAVVALLPVAAMAQDGALPEKIKAAKALVVGIEATYPPMAYKDPKTNQRVGVNVDLVESIAKELGVSVKWEEMSFEQLMTSLTTGRIDMIGTAISDLPPRREKLTFVDYLVTGAQPFTTVAKQDAIKSEIDLCGKTVGAPRTTNYFPVAQAWSEKNCVAAGKPAATINGTAGATATRLDLKQGRLDAAVLGPEYVAYLMADEPNTYALAGEPLIKTLFGFAFDKKDTALRDAVATALRATIKNGSYQQALQKFGLERQAVTEVTIDAGN, encoded by the coding sequence ATGAATACACGTAATACGCTTATCGGGACTCTCTACAACGCTGTGGTCGCGACGGCTGTTGTCGCGCTGCTGCCGGTCGCGGCAATGGCGCAGGACGGGGCCCTGCCGGAGAAGATCAAGGCTGCCAAGGCCCTCGTGGTCGGCATCGAGGCCACCTATCCGCCGATGGCGTACAAGGATCCGAAAACCAACCAGCGGGTCGGTGTCAATGTCGACCTCGTCGAGAGTATCGCGAAGGAACTCGGGGTCTCAGTCAAATGGGAGGAGATGAGCTTCGAACAGCTCATGACGTCCCTCACCACCGGCCGCATCGACATGATCGGCACCGCGATCAGCGATCTCCCGCCGCGGCGTGAGAAGCTGACTTTCGTCGATTATCTCGTCACGGGAGCGCAGCCCTTCACGACGGTCGCGAAGCAGGATGCAATCAAATCTGAGATCGACCTTTGCGGAAAAACCGTGGGTGCGCCACGTACCACGAACTACTTCCCGGTCGCGCAGGCGTGGAGCGAGAAGAATTGCGTCGCTGCCGGCAAGCCCGCCGCGACCATCAATGGCACGGCTGGTGCTACGGCTACAAGGCTCGATCTAAAGCAAGGCCGCCTCGATGCGGCGGTGCTCGGCCCCGAGTACGTTGCCTATCTGATGGCCGACGAACCCAACACCTATGCCCTGGCAGGCGAGCCTCTGATCAAGACGCTCTTCGGCTTTGCCTTCGATAAGAAGGACACTGCCTTGCGGGATGCGGTCGCGACGGCCCTGAGGGCTACGATCAAGAATGGCAGCTACCAACAGGCGTTGCAGAAGTTCGGCCTCGAACGTCAGGCCGTGACCGAAGTGACAATCGACGCCGGTAACTGA
- the rocF gene encoding arginase: protein MTLSFDAALSAKSSAVAQAVGLIGVPFGLAASVPGTCLGPAAARIVGLAEALSGLGHEVVDRGDLAPVRSHSRTSRDISRLGNHAEAVSHWVEAIHDETLAALTEGQRPLIIGGDHSVSMGSVSAVARHAARDGKRVAVLWIDAHPDFNTPQSSPSGNMHGMSLAFLAGDEDLAEIMRGRAFPAILPTDISVIGARSIDQEEQEAIAAAGVRCHDMRAVDEHGIRYLVEDVLGSIDPTTTHLHVSFDLDVVDPALAPGVGTPVPGGLNYREAHYIMELLHDSGLVGSLDVVELNPMRDIQGQTASLMVDLVGSLFGKAITLRSRQPVGLSRAA, encoded by the coding sequence ATGACCTTGTCCTTCGATGCTGCATTGTCCGCGAAATCCTCGGCTGTGGCCCAAGCCGTTGGCCTGATCGGCGTACCCTTCGGTCTTGCCGCCAGCGTACCTGGTACGTGCCTGGGGCCTGCCGCTGCACGGATTGTAGGCCTCGCCGAAGCACTCTCCGGTCTTGGCCACGAGGTCGTCGACCGTGGGGATCTCGCTCCGGTTCGGTCGCATTCCCGGACGTCCCGAGACATCTCCCGCCTGGGCAACCATGCCGAGGCCGTATCCCACTGGGTCGAGGCGATCCATGACGAGACGCTCGCCGCCCTGACTGAAGGGCAACGCCCTCTCATCATCGGCGGGGACCATAGTGTCTCCATGGGCTCCGTCAGCGCCGTGGCCCGTCACGCCGCCCGCGATGGCAAACGCGTGGCCGTCCTTTGGATCGACGCCCATCCCGACTTCAACACCCCGCAATCCTCGCCCTCAGGCAACATGCACGGCATGAGCCTCGCGTTCCTGGCCGGCGACGAGGATCTTGCCGAGATCATGCGCGGGCGCGCGTTCCCGGCCATCCTGCCGACGGATATCTCCGTCATCGGGGCCCGCTCGATTGACCAGGAAGAACAGGAGGCGATCGCGGCCGCCGGCGTGCGATGCCACGACATGCGGGCGGTGGACGAGCACGGCATCCGCTACCTTGTGGAGGATGTCCTGGGCAGCATCGATCCGACGACGACCCACCTGCATGTCAGCTTCGACCTCGACGTTGTCGATCCAGCCCTCGCACCAGGCGTTGGCACGCCAGTTCCCGGAGGCCTGAATTACCGGGAGGCGCATTACATCATGGAGCTGCTCCACGACTCCGGCCTCGTGGGATCCCTCGATGTGGTGGAACTCAACCCAATGCGCGACATCCAGGGGCAGACCGCCAGCCTCATGGTCGACCTCGTCGGCAGCCTGTTCGGCAAGGCCATAACACTTCGGTCCCGCCAGCCGGTTGGGCTTTCCCGCGCGGCCTGA
- a CDS encoding amino acid ABC transporter permease: MTDTVYQISHLTLVPKRHYGRMIAAVLVLTVLAVVIHAFAVGQIEWNYVAEFLTVPVIMKGLVNTIVMAILAMVVGIVLGIVFAIMRLSDNPVLSMTALGYVWLFRAIPALLQLLLWFNLALVFPTIGIPGLFSVNTVDVMTPFVAALLGLGIQQGAFTAEVVRAGLLSVDRGQYEAAQTIGMTRLQTLRRIVMPQAMRVIVPPVGNEFIGMVKLTSLASVIQYAEILHSAQNIYYANSRVIELLIVAAIWYLVVVTILSLIQGRIEKYFSKGVAGAGNTK, encoded by the coding sequence ATGACCGATACGGTCTATCAAATCAGTCACCTTACGCTCGTCCCGAAACGCCATTACGGACGCATGATTGCCGCCGTGCTCGTCCTGACGGTGCTTGCTGTCGTCATTCATGCTTTCGCCGTTGGTCAGATCGAGTGGAATTACGTCGCAGAGTTCCTGACCGTCCCGGTGATCATGAAAGGTCTCGTGAACACCATCGTCATGGCGATCCTCGCCATGGTGGTCGGCATTGTGCTTGGAATCGTCTTCGCGATCATGCGCCTGTCGGACAACCCGGTCCTCTCCATGACGGCGCTGGGCTACGTCTGGCTCTTCCGCGCCATTCCAGCCCTGCTGCAATTGCTGTTGTGGTTTAACCTTGCCCTGGTCTTTCCGACCATCGGGATCCCTGGCCTTTTCTCGGTCAACACCGTGGACGTGATGACCCCCTTCGTCGCGGCCCTCCTCGGTCTTGGCATCCAACAGGGCGCCTTTACCGCCGAGGTTGTACGCGCCGGACTGCTGTCGGTTGACCGTGGGCAATATGAGGCGGCGCAGACAATCGGCATGACGCGGCTTCAGACGCTGCGCCGGATCGTTATGCCCCAGGCGATGCGGGTTATCGTGCCGCCGGTCGGCAACGAGTTCATCGGCATGGTCAAGCTGACATCCCTGGCCAGCGTCATTCAGTACGCGGAGATCCTCCATAGTGCGCAGAACATCTACTACGCCAATTCGCGGGTCATCGAGCTCCTGATCGTTGCCGCGATCTGGTACCTCGTCGTGGTTACCATCCTCAGCCTGATTCAGGGCCGTATCGAGAAGTACTTCTCGAAGGGCGTGGCTGGGGCCGGAAACACGAAATAA
- a CDS encoding GNAT family N-acetyltransferase yields the protein MVDEIRFANIDDAAAVASLVRDMDRHYRPGEELRPEADYRRIMEETITSHEGTRFVLARDARGQNVGLACVAILRPGRDLRGLLYLKDLFVVEEARGLGIGTRIIRFLAAFAVRNEIGRMDFTTDHGNVSAQRLYDGLGGVVKHKVHYTMPTEVLGALAAE from the coding sequence ATGGTTGACGAGATCCGGTTTGCGAACATTGACGACGCCGCTGCCGTGGCATCGCTGGTGCGGGACATGGATCGTCATTACCGTCCGGGCGAGGAACTCCGACCCGAGGCCGATTATCGCCGTATTATGGAAGAGACGATTACCAGCCATGAAGGCACGCGTTTCGTGCTCGCGCGGGATGCAAGAGGGCAGAATGTCGGCCTCGCATGCGTGGCGATCCTGCGGCCCGGTCGTGACCTGCGGGGTCTGCTGTACCTGAAGGACCTCTTTGTGGTTGAGGAAGCCCGAGGACTCGGGATCGGTACCCGCATCATCCGCTTCCTTGCAGCCTTTGCGGTCAGGAACGAGATCGGACGGATGGACTTCACGACGGATCACGGCAATGTCTCGGCGCAGCGACTCTACGATGGGCTCGGAGGTGTCGTGAAACACAAGGTGCACTATACCATGCCGACAGAGGTGTTGGGTGCTCTGGCCGCCGAATGA
- a CDS encoding polysaccharide deacetylase family protein, translated as MSTDPTPRPANPAPPAPEFPWPDGKRCALFPGFDVDAESVWLGMDRRNADRLVTMSYGGYEARVGIPKLLELLARYEVKATFFITGWTAEAHPVACEAILKAGHEIGHHGYWHLRPEPGNLATMVEEVDRGFDALKRVLGVKPIGYRAPSGESFTELLALLRDRGIRYSSSWRDDIRPYRHVLPTGPGPIEIPVNYSFDDWNFGITHRMSPRALFGREEVLSIWRDEFDQTREWSGVATMIMHPQVSGRPMRYRILEEFLQYVRRYDDVWWTTGREIADHFEACESAAR; from the coding sequence ATGTCGACTGACCCCACACCACGCCCAGCCAATCCGGCTCCCCCGGCTCCTGAATTCCCGTGGCCAGACGGCAAGAGGTGCGCCCTGTTTCCTGGCTTCGATGTCGACGCCGAGTCCGTCTGGCTTGGCATGGACCGCCGCAATGCGGACCGCCTCGTCACTATGTCCTATGGGGGTTACGAGGCGCGTGTCGGCATTCCGAAACTGCTGGAGCTCCTGGCCCGATACGAGGTCAAGGCGACTTTCTTCATCACCGGATGGACCGCCGAGGCGCATCCGGTAGCCTGCGAGGCCATTCTCAAGGCCGGCCATGAGATCGGTCACCACGGCTACTGGCACCTGCGGCCCGAGCCGGGTAATCTTGCCACGATGGTGGAAGAAGTGGATCGCGGCTTCGATGCGCTCAAGCGCGTCCTTGGCGTGAAACCCATCGGCTACCGCGCGCCGTCCGGCGAGAGCTTCACAGAACTCCTCGCGCTGCTGCGGGATCGCGGCATTCGCTATTCGAGCTCCTGGCGCGACGATATCCGGCCCTATCGTCATGTCCTGCCGACGGGTCCCGGTCCCATCGAGATCCCTGTGAACTACAGTTTCGACGACTGGAATTTCGGCATCACGCACCGCATGAGTCCGCGTGCGCTGTTCGGTCGTGAGGAAGTGCTGTCGATCTGGCGTGATGAGTTCGACCAAACGCGAGAATGGAGCGGTGTTGCCACCATGATCATGCACCCGCAAGTATCCGGTCGTCCTATGCGCTACAGGATTCTCGAGGAATTCCTGCAATATGTCCGGCGTTACGACGACGTGTGGTGGACGACGGGCCGCGAGATCGCCGATCATTTCGAGGCATGCGAGAGCGCTGCTCGATAA
- a CDS encoding Lrp/AsnC family transcriptional regulator: MRLDETDQRLIELLRGDSRLPAATLARILGVSRGTVQNRIDRLVRDQIIRGFTLRLSAEAEANIVRAVTAVEIRAGDARAVVAALKRIPAAAAIHSTNGRWDLVVDISTTDLASLDRIISHIREIPGVTHSETSILLNEL; encoded by the coding sequence ATGCGACTGGATGAAACGGACCAACGTCTGATCGAACTCCTGCGAGGCGATTCCCGCCTCCCCGCTGCGACCCTCGCCCGTATCCTCGGCGTCTCACGCGGCACGGTGCAGAACCGGATCGACCGTTTGGTGCGGGACCAGATCATCCGAGGCTTCACGCTGCGTCTTTCGGCAGAGGCGGAAGCCAACATCGTCCGGGCAGTGACGGCTGTGGAGATCCGGGCAGGCGACGCACGCGCCGTCGTGGCAGCACTGAAGCGGATCCCCGCTGCGGCCGCGATTCATTCCACCAATGGTCGATGGGATCTGGTGGTCGATATCTCAACAACGGATCTCGCCAGCCTGGATCGCATCATAAGCCACATCCGGGAGATCCCAGGGGTGACGCACTCCGAAACCAGCATCCTATTGAACGAGCTTTGA
- a CDS encoding NAD(P)H-quinone oxidoreductase, producing MRAVILPHTGGPEALVSAEVPDPHPSSGEVVIDVHATALNFADLLQRKGTYGTPASLPGILGIECSGTIHAIGQNVQGWNVGDEVCALVSGGAYAERVAVPATQLLRRPHNVDIIAAAALPEAACTVWSNIIDISGLAAGEVVLVHGGAGGIGTFAIQASRAIGARVFATAGGGDKMQRCIDLGAERAISYRDEDFVTIIRDETAQHGADVILDNMGAAYLSRNIDALAPDGRIAIIGLQSGRDAQIPLGRMMAKRGSLFTTSLRDRPLGAKARIVEGVRRDLWPHVESGRILPTVDRIFPFAEMAVAHRYMESGRHVGKIVVTVKEKHA from the coding sequence ATGCGCGCTGTCATTCTGCCCCACACCGGGGGGCCGGAGGCCTTGGTCTCAGCTGAGGTTCCCGACCCGCATCCATCATCCGGCGAGGTTGTCATCGACGTTCACGCGACTGCGCTGAACTTCGCCGATCTCTTGCAGCGGAAGGGAACCTACGGCACACCGGCGAGCCTACCCGGCATCCTCGGCATCGAGTGCTCCGGGACGATCCACGCGATTGGCCAGAACGTGCAAGGCTGGAACGTCGGGGATGAGGTCTGCGCATTGGTTTCCGGAGGAGCCTATGCCGAGAGGGTGGCGGTTCCCGCCACCCAACTCCTTAGGCGGCCACATAATGTCGACATCATCGCAGCGGCTGCGCTGCCCGAGGCCGCTTGTACGGTGTGGTCCAACATCATCGACATTTCCGGACTCGCGGCCGGGGAAGTCGTTCTCGTTCATGGCGGCGCCGGAGGGATTGGCACCTTCGCCATTCAGGCCAGTCGGGCCATAGGAGCGCGGGTCTTCGCCACCGCCGGCGGCGGCGACAAGATGCAACGTTGCATTGATCTAGGAGCCGAGCGGGCCATCTCCTATCGCGACGAGGACTTCGTCACGATCATCAGAGACGAAACAGCCCAGCACGGCGCCGACGTCATTCTGGACAACATGGGCGCCGCCTATCTCTCCCGAAATATCGACGCACTTGCCCCAGATGGACGGATTGCGATCATCGGCCTCCAGAGTGGGCGTGACGCTCAGATCCCCCTCGGCCGCATGATGGCCAAGCGTGGCTCACTCTTCACGACGTCCCTCCGGGACCGTCCCCTGGGAGCCAAGGCTCGGATCGTGGAGGGCGTCAGGCGGGATCTGTGGCCGCACGTGGAGAGTGGGCGTATCCTGCCGACGGTCGATAGGATCTTCCCTTTTGCCGAGATGGCCGTGGCGCACCGGTACATGGAATCTGGACGGCATGTCGGCAAGATCGTCGTGACGGTTAAAGAGAAACACGCGTAA
- a CDS encoding LysR substrate-binding domain-containing protein produces the protein MPRTHLPSTIGLRVVAALAQHGTASAASEALHLTQSAVSKQLKSIETLVGTPLFERTSQGLTPTEAGVIYIEQARIALGALETAAVRVAALHRAQPAILVHVLPIIGDRWFIPRFSRFAELHPEIEVEFTTYAAADTVEEADAVFRFGEGNWPGWRADYLLGRDVILVGAPHLIDRAGGINCVQDIRRFPVLEHRQTPLRWNDFAEASNLHDFAPIRITRFAYYSLVIRAAIGGQGLALVPRSLIPDEMESGQLVNPLGLGFQSRNCYWLTTQATKPVSGGLATLCEWLLHEARQTEPMEGTNTRAVGS, from the coding sequence ATGCCTAGAACTCACCTACCCAGCACGATCGGATTGCGGGTCGTGGCGGCGCTCGCCCAACACGGAACCGCGTCGGCGGCCTCCGAGGCGCTTCATCTGACCCAAAGTGCCGTGAGCAAGCAGCTCAAAAGCATCGAGACATTGGTGGGGACACCTCTTTTTGAACGAACCAGCCAGGGTCTGACGCCCACAGAGGCCGGGGTGATCTACATCGAACAGGCGCGAATTGCCCTTGGCGCCCTGGAGACGGCGGCGGTCCGTGTAGCCGCCCTGCATCGGGCCCAGCCCGCGATCCTTGTGCACGTGCTCCCCATCATCGGCGATCGCTGGTTCATTCCTCGGTTCTCGCGCTTTGCCGAGTTGCATCCGGAGATCGAGGTCGAGTTCACGACTTATGCGGCAGCCGACACCGTGGAAGAGGCGGATGCGGTCTTTCGCTTCGGCGAAGGCAATTGGCCAGGCTGGAGAGCCGACTATCTCCTAGGTCGGGACGTCATCTTGGTTGGGGCACCCCACCTCATCGACCGAGCGGGCGGGATCAATTGCGTCCAGGATATCCGCCGTTTCCCTGTGCTGGAACATCGGCAGACACCCTTGCGCTGGAACGACTTCGCGGAAGCCTCCAACCTCCACGATTTCGCGCCGATCCGCATTACGCGATTTGCCTATTATTCCCTCGTTATCCGTGCGGCGATCGGCGGGCAAGGCCTTGCCCTGGTGCCGCGCAGCCTCATCCCTGACGAGATGGAAAGCGGTCAGTTGGTCAATCCGCTCGGTCTCGGGTTCCAGAGTCGGAATTGCTACTGGCTGACGACGCAGGCAACCAAGCCCGTCAGTGGCGGCCTAGCAACCTTGTGCGAATGGCTTCTTCACGAGGCGCGGCAAACGGAGCCCATGGAAGGCACCAACACACGGGCAGTCGGCTCTTGA
- the argH gene encoding argininosuccinate lyase encodes MTETVRLWGARFRTPPSPALMRLSRAPQNYFRLVPEDLRSSIAHASELVRAGILTQDEGDKISETLTAIGNDFAAGTVAPSHADEDVHTFLERVLVERLGAMGGKLRAGRSRNDQAANDLKLHLRGVAKQITSDLLSLQDALIAQASEHQTTLAPGFTHLQPAQPVTFAHQLLAHAQGFSRDIERLQDWHRRSSRSPLGAAALAGSAIALHPELSARELGYDAPCENSIDAVGSRDHVAEFLFVCAMIGVNLSRLAEEVFLWSSRQFRWVVLDDGYATGSSIMPQKKNADIAELTRGRAARLISGLNAILTALKGLPFAYNRDLSEDKWAAFEAIDTLGLVLPAMAGMIETMQIDAARLKAQSTEGFTLATEVADWLARNGMPFSEAHEITGALVRYCEENGLELSDLTPADLGAVDSRLGEEMLGHLTPEAAVAARAGYGGTAPARVAEQIERLKENVSRQRDWAKA; translated from the coding sequence ATGACAGAAACCGTCAGACTTTGGGGAGCGCGCTTCCGGACGCCGCCATCACCGGCACTGATGCGCCTCTCACGCGCCCCGCAGAATTACTTCCGGCTTGTTCCCGAAGATCTGCGCTCCTCCATCGCTCATGCGAGCGAACTGGTCCGTGCCGGAATTCTCACCCAGGACGAAGGCGACAAGATCAGCGAGACGCTGACGGCCATCGGCAACGATTTTGCCGCGGGAACGGTCGCGCCATCCCACGCTGATGAGGATGTCCATACATTCCTCGAGCGTGTGCTCGTCGAACGCCTCGGTGCCATGGGCGGCAAGCTTCGTGCCGGCCGCTCGCGCAACGATCAGGCGGCAAACGATCTCAAGCTCCACCTGCGGGGAGTTGCGAAGCAGATCACTAGCGACCTCCTTTCGCTTCAGGACGCCCTGATTGCACAGGCGAGCGAACATCAGACTACGCTCGCGCCGGGCTTCACGCACCTCCAGCCGGCCCAGCCGGTCACCTTCGCGCATCAGCTCCTTGCCCACGCGCAAGGCTTCTCGCGCGACATCGAACGCCTCCAGGATTGGCATCGCCGCTCCTCCCGTTCACCCTTGGGTGCCGCCGCGCTGGCAGGCTCCGCGATTGCGCTCCATCCTGAGCTGTCGGCGAGGGAGCTTGGCTACGATGCACCCTGCGAGAATTCCATAGACGCGGTCGGCAGCCGCGACCATGTCGCGGAATTCCTGTTCGTCTGCGCGATGATCGGGGTCAATCTCTCGCGTCTGGCGGAAGAGGTGTTCCTCTGGTCGTCACGCCAGTTCCGCTGGGTGGTGCTCGACGACGGCTATGCCACCGGCTCATCGATCATGCCGCAGAAGAAGAATGCGGACATTGCCGAGCTCACCCGTGGCCGCGCAGCACGCCTGATCAGCGGTCTCAACGCCATCCTAACGGCACTGAAGGGACTGCCCTTCGCCTACAATCGCGACCTCTCCGAGGACAAGTGGGCTGCTTTCGAGGCCATCGATACCCTGGGATTAGTCCTGCCCGCCATGGCGGGCATGATCGAGACGATGCAGATCGATGCCGCTCGTCTCAAGGCGCAATCGACCGAAGGCTTCACGCTGGCAACGGAGGTGGCCGACTGGCTTGCCCGCAACGGCATGCCCTTCAGCGAGGCACATGAGATCACGGGTGCACTGGTCCGTTACTGCGAGGAAAACGGTCTTGAGCTCTCCGACCTTACGCCTGCCGACCTCGGCGCTGTGGATTCGCGGCTCGGCGAAGAGATGCTCGGTCATCTGACGCCCGAAGCAGCCGTCGCCGCACGAGCAGGATATGGCGGAACCGCACCGGCACGCGTGGCCGAGCAGATTGAACGACTGAAGGAGAATGTCTCGCGCCAGCGTGACTGGGCAAAGGCTTGA
- a CDS encoding ABC transporter substrate-binding protein, with protein MKTMTILCSLATLLVAGGVAMAQQLPERIATKKTLVVANVPNYPPLEFKDPKTGTLTGLDIDLGNALAKKLGIEIKWEEISFEQMVSALTTGRADMILSGMSDLPGRRDTLDFVDYLESGAQFYTTNDRKDQYKTLTDLCGKTVGASRRTSFPNEMETWSKTACEGAGKPPLKIVGTEGSADARTQLRQKRLDAAVQGSETLPYLLNLEPNTYAIIGEPFTSVYQGMAFAKKDTQLRDAVAKAFGEMIKDGTYAEVLKKWELSSAKVEKVMINGEAGKTQ; from the coding sequence ATGAAAACGATGACAATCCTCTGCTCACTTGCCACTCTGCTGGTTGCCGGCGGTGTGGCGATGGCGCAGCAATTGCCCGAGCGAATTGCTACCAAGAAGACACTGGTGGTCGCGAACGTGCCGAACTATCCGCCTCTCGAGTTCAAGGACCCGAAGACGGGAACGCTCACCGGCCTGGACATCGACCTCGGCAACGCGCTCGCGAAGAAGCTCGGCATTGAGATCAAGTGGGAGGAGATCAGTTTCGAGCAGATGGTCAGCGCCCTGACGACCGGCCGCGCCGACATGATCCTTTCAGGCATGAGCGATCTTCCAGGCCGCCGGGATACGCTCGACTTCGTCGACTACCTGGAGTCCGGCGCGCAGTTCTACACGACGAACGACCGCAAGGATCAATACAAGACCCTGACCGACCTGTGTGGCAAGACCGTCGGCGCAAGCCGTCGCACGTCGTTCCCGAACGAAATGGAAACCTGGAGCAAGACGGCATGCGAAGGTGCCGGCAAGCCGCCCCTGAAGATCGTCGGCACGGAAGGTTCCGCGGATGCGCGAACACAGCTTCGACAGAAGCGTCTCGATGCCGCGGTCCAGGGGTCTGAGACCCTGCCGTACCTGTTGAACCTGGAGCCGAACACCTACGCCATCATCGGTGAGCCTTTCACCTCGGTCTATCAGGGTATGGCCTTCGCCAAGAAGGATACGCAGCTCCGTGACGCAGTCGCCAAAGCCTTCGGTGAGATGATCAAGGACGGCACCTATGCGGAAGTGCTCAAGAAGTGGGAACTGTCTTCCGCCAAGGTCGAGAAGGTCATGATCAACGGCGAGGCCGGCAAAACGCAGTAA
- a CDS encoding amino acid ABC transporter ATP-binding protein produces MDMQNLSANAPLVVAADVRKQFGSLEVLKGINVTVPKGEVLCIIGPSGSGKSTFLRCINQLERIDGGAIWVGGELVGFRREGDNLHELDDAQVARQRRTIGMVFQRFNLFPHLTVTENIIEGPVQVLRENKAEAKERAHALLERVGLIDKRDIYPVHLSGGQQQRVAIARALAMRPQLLLFDEPTSALDPELVGEVLNVMRDLAHSGMTMIVVTHELGFAREVSHRTAFMDQGQLVEIGDSRSVLASPQQARTREFISAVHK; encoded by the coding sequence ATGGATATGCAGAATCTTTCCGCCAATGCTCCGCTCGTGGTCGCCGCCGATGTCCGCAAGCAATTCGGCTCTCTCGAGGTCCTGAAAGGCATCAACGTCACTGTGCCGAAAGGTGAGGTGCTGTGCATCATCGGCCCTTCCGGGTCTGGCAAGAGCACCTTCCTGCGCTGCATCAACCAGCTCGAACGCATCGACGGTGGTGCGATCTGGGTCGGCGGCGAGCTCGTCGGCTTCCGGCGTGAGGGCGACAACCTTCACGAACTCGATGACGCACAGGTCGCACGGCAGAGACGCACCATCGGGATGGTTTTCCAGCGTTTTAACCTGTTTCCGCACCTCACCGTGACCGAGAACATCATCGAGGGTCCTGTACAGGTGCTGAGGGAAAACAAAGCCGAGGCGAAGGAGCGCGCCCACGCATTGCTGGAACGCGTGGGCCTGATCGACAAGCGCGATATCTATCCCGTCCATCTCTCGGGCGGGCAGCAGCAGCGCGTCGCGATTGCCCGTGCCCTTGCCATGCGCCCTCAGCTCCTGCTCTTCGATGAGCCTACCTCGGCGCTGGACCCCGAGCTCGTCGGCGAGGTCCTGAACGTGATGCGAGACTTGGCGCACTCTGGGATGACGATGATCGTTGTGACCCACGAACTGGGATTTGCCCGCGAGGTCAGCCACCGCACGGCCTTCATGGATCAAGGGCAACTCGTCGAGATCGGGGACTCGCGCTCCGTCCTCGCGAGCCCGCAACAGGCACGCACCCGCGAGTTCATCTCGGCCGTGCATAAATGA